In Candidatus Fermentibacter sp., the sequence GTTGGCCTCTATCGTCACCTCGGCGTCGTCGGCCAGCCGCGAGGATGGAGGGAACGCGGCGAAGACCTCGCTCCAGTAGGAGGGCTCCAGCAGGACGGGGGTCCCCCCTCCGGCATAGAAGGTGGAGAACACCGTTTCCCGGGGGAGCCTCATCCGGATTTCGTCCAGCAGGGCGCCCGCGAAGCGCATGGCCGAATCCGAGTCGAGGTCGGCTATCGAGTAGAAGGCGCAGTACCTGCACTTGCGCAGGCAGAACGGCACATGGACGTACAGCCCCGGCGAGCCGGCCGTTCCGGGCAACTCAGATGCCCAGCCGTGCGGACACGGTTTCCATCAGGCCCTTGAAATACGCGACCGCCTCGGGATCGGCTGTCTCCGTCGACCAGACGTGCTCTCCGACGCCCATCTGGGCAAGGACGTACCGCCCCGCGGCGATCTGGCCTATCGCAGTCTCCCCGGCGACCATCTGCCCGATGCCCAGACGCCATCCGAAACCGCCCTGGCAGAGCGCCAGATACCCGCCCGCGGCCTGTCCTGCCGAAACCAGGCCGAGGCTCGCCTGGCCGAGCGCGATGACTCCGACCGCGATCTGGCCCAGCGCGACGAAGCCGAAGGCCCTCCTGCCTATCGCGATGAAGCCCCTGGCCGTCTTCCTCCTGCGGGTCTCGGGGCATACGCCCCTGGTGATGTGGATCATCGGGAAACCGAGGAATTCACCGTGCGAGGTGAATTCGGAATATGTCGCTCCGCCCGGGTGGGAATAGCGGCGCCAGACCCCGAACCGGGTCTCCTCGGTGAGATACTCGTGAAGAAACGGACCGGTAGGCGAAAACCTGTCATCCATCGTTGCCAGGCATTCTTCCCTTCCGGTCCGGTGAGCTTGCGGGGCTTTCGGACGGCATCCCCGCGGGGATGCGCTCTTCTAGAGAACGGGGGCCGCCTTCTTGGACTCCTTCTTGGCCTTCTTGTCGGCGCGCTTCTCCTTGAGGGACTTCGTCGCCTTCTTGAGATCCTTCTTGGTGGTCTCCCGATCCATGCTCTTTGCCATGACCCACCTCCCTGGGCGATCCGGCCGGCCCTCGAACCGCCGGACACGAGGGAATTATTGTCGAATACTCCCCCGGACTCAAGCCCGGCGGCTACTCATCCCTCTTCAGGACTGCAAGGAAGGCCTTCTGGGGGATGGAGACGGATCCGACCATCTTCATCTTCCTCTTGCCCTCCTTCTGCTTCTCCAGGAGCTTGCGCTTGCGGGTGATGTCACCGCCGTAGCACTTGGCCGTCACGTCCTTGCGGAAGGCCTGGATGGTCTCCCTCGCGATGATCGTGCCGCCTATCGCCCCCTGCACGGGGACCTTGAACTGGTGTCTGGGGATCTCCTTCGCGAGGTTCTCGCAGGCGCGCACCGCCCACTCCCTTGCTCTCTCCCTGTTCACGAGGATCGAGAGCGCCTCCACCCTCTCGTGGTTCACGAGGATGTCGAGCCGTACGAGATCGCCCCTCCTGTACCCGGATGGCTCGTAGTCGAACGACCCGTAGCCCTGCGTCACGGACTTCAACTTGTCGTAGAAGTCGTAGACCACCTCCGCCAGGGGCAGTTCGGCCGTCACCTCGACGCGCTGCTTCCCGACGTAGACCGACTTGTAGTCCTCGGCACGCCTGTCCCTGAGCAGGGCCGTCACCGGGCCGATGTAGCGGTCGGGCATGATGATCGACGCCCTGATGTAGGGCTCGTCGGCATGGTCGATCTGCGACGGATCGGGATAGTGGAGGGGATTGTCTATCTCGATCATCTGGCCGGAGTTCATGAAAACACGGTACAGCACCGTAGGGGCGGTGAGGACGAGCGACAGGTCGAACTCCCGCTCCAGCCTCTCCTGCACCACCTCGAGATGCAGGAGTCCCAGGAACCCGCACCTGAAACCGAAACCGAGGCCGGCCGAGTTGACCTTCTCGAAGACCAGCGAGGCGTCGTTCAGCTTCAGCTTCTCGATGGATACCGCCAGATCCTCGTAGTCCTCGGTGGAGACCGGGAAGATCGATGAGAACACGACGGGCTTCGCCTCGGCGTACCCGGACAGGGGCTCCGACGCGGGTGCAGAGGCGTCGGTGACCGTGTCTCCGGACCTGACGTCGCCCACCGACTTTATCCCGGCGATCAGATATCCAACCTCGCCGGCCTCCAGGTCGTCGCAGGGCTCGCGCGAGATCTTCATGTGGCCGACCTCTTCGAGGCGGTAGTCGGCGCAGGGCGCCATCATCCTGATGTGCGAGCCCTTCCGGAGGATGCCGTCAACCACCCTGAAGTGGACGACCACGCCCCTGTAGGGATCGAAGAAGCTGTCGAAGACCCTGGCCCGGAGAGGCCTGTCCGGATCGCCCGAGGGGGCCGGGACCTTCTTCACGATCGTCTCGAGCAGCCCGGGTATCCCCTGCCCCGTCTTCGCGGACACGAGCACGGCGTCGTCGGGGTCGAGCCCGAGTTCGTGGTCGATCTCCTCCATCACCTCG encodes:
- the lepA gene encoding translation elongation factor 4, which encodes MRERIRNFCIIAHIDHGKSTLADRLLQATHTVTDREFHNQMLDSMDIEQERGITIKSTAVTMRYTSADGQDYVLNLIDTPGHVDFSYEVSRALASCEAALLVIDAAQGVQAQTLANLYKAMEQDLTVIPVINKIDLPSASIAEVMEEIDHELGLDPDDAVLVSAKTGQGIPGLLETIVKKVPAPSGDPDRPLRARVFDSFFDPYRGVVVHFRVVDGILRKGSHIRMMAPCADYRLEEVGHMKISREPCDDLEAGEVGYLIAGIKSVGDVRSGDTVTDASAPASEPLSGYAEAKPVVFSSIFPVSTEDYEDLAVSIEKLKLNDASLVFEKVNSAGLGFGFRCGFLGLLHLEVVQERLEREFDLSLVLTAPTVLYRVFMNSGQMIEIDNPLHYPDPSQIDHADEPYIRASIIMPDRYIGPVTALLRDRRAEDYKSVYVGKQRVEVTAELPLAEVVYDFYDKLKSVTQGYGSFDYEPSGYRRGDLVRLDILVNHERVEALSILVNRERAREWAVRACENLAKEIPRHQFKVPVQGAIGGTIIARETIQAFRKDVTAKCYGGDITRKRKLLEKQKEGKRKMKMVGSVSIPQKAFLAVLKRDE